From a region of the Daphnia magna isolate NIES linkage group LG1, ASM2063170v1.1, whole genome shotgun sequence genome:
- the LOC123469434 gene encoding serine/threonine-protein kinase prpf4B-like, giving the protein MWIIYSSIQEEKSRALMSCDLAQEMWSRMETAYSETSDEIAPVLWRKFYGSKIQQGQSVMEFMTEMEQIVSRLRAINGVALEDGQIITQILMSLPPSLKLNFVVAWDSTPAQEKTLKNLTTRLVKLEKNVKQSEEENSSNALVSMRVSENKNSGESEEKAFPVRDNKLKRGNEDKRKCWECGDDSHVRAKCRIFKRRLEREEDDRNYKRRRYEPSNRENNRHHDRNSESRDKRHDNRNRRDENRGRREHSYSAMQSRDNNNNKQ; this is encoded by the coding sequence ATGTGGATTATTTACTCATCAATTCAGGAGGAAAAATCAAGAGCTCTAATGTCATGCGACCTGGCTCAAGAAATGTGGAGCCGAATGGAGACTGCGTACTCGGAAACTTCTGACGAGATTGCCCCGGTATTGTGGAGGAAGTTCTATGGATCCAAAATCCAACAAGGGCAAAGTGTCATGGAGTTCATGACGGAAATGGAGCAAATAGTGTCTCGCCTGAGGGCGATTAATGGGGTAGCCCTTGAAGACGGCCAGATCATTACGCAAATACTAATGTCTCTTCCACCTAGCCTGAAGCTGAATTTTGTAGTAGCGTGGGACAGTACCCCAGCACAGGAGAAGACCCTGAAAAACTTGACAACCCGTCTTGTTAAATTAGAGAAAAACGTCAAGCAGAGTGAAGAGGAAAACTCGTCTAATGCTCTGGTGAGCATGAGAGtatctgaaaacaaaaactcagGAGAATCTGAAGAGAAGGCATTTCCGGTCCGGGACAACAAGTTGAAAAGAGGAAATGAAGATAAGCGAAAGTGCTGGGAATGTGGAGATGACTCTCACGTCAGAGCCAAGTGTAGAATCTTTAAGCGCCGCctagaaagagaagaagacgatcgaaattacaaaagaagaaggtaCGAGCCATCAAACCGAGAAAACAACCGACATCACGACAGAAACTCTGAGAGCAGAGACAAGCGGCATGATAACAGAAACCGGAGAGACGAAAACAGGGGTCGAAGAGAACATAGTTACTCGGCAATGCAATCAAGagataacaacaacaacaaacagtaa
- the LOC116922682 gene encoding uncharacterized protein LOC116922682 yields MANRAHLVALRGASRGQATTLVRRLEAVFGNEELDALHKLHELETQHQALYERYQTIEELDQQIYALTQADVLEVDAAAVDIVNTAYQDAISLYQHRINTKRRAIEAADPDRRRNDVAAPGQQFIAPARATSRPKITLPRFNGEILQWRPFWQAFQAEIHSDDTLANINKFNYLVGQLETNVLGTVAGLKPSNENYPVLVNLLTERFGNIPKITAAYMRALYTLSKPEGHLKSLRLFYDSLESYVRGLEALGKAPDPYGDLLVCILMDKLPIEIRKNVARQHDQDEWTLEQLRKALRGEIRVMEAGQSSFLPHQQQPSSRNQQQYHGGNPKHQSKECQSTLSCRSCGARHHSSLHSSPAKSSNPSTLPTTASGNHCQTTALSSSVYDIYPFVFLKTAIIKAQSQQHEEKVNALFDEGAQRSWMTRDAAKRLGLRAKSRELLILSGFANFPTAPKYYDLVELVVVTIENQPIVVRAIVIDFLVNPLKDGYRKNLQDLAHLKDLHLAHPFTGQETFHVDILIGAHFYWQFIGDEAPIRGQGATAINSKLGYLVSGPLDSVRVSKPKQSINLHIQAVDCDDLSFLWSLEKLGIFPHQENVKEAAEYADKCIKFEDGQYTARFPWKSEYQELPANFNMVQNMTRAIIKRLTKEPEMLTVFSRLIEEQLKRNFIENVPASELAKNCHYIPYHYVKRESATTPIRIVYNCSCKGWNGVSFNDCVEAGAPLHNDQTKILINFRTHAIGIVADVEKAFHHINLHKSDRDFLRWFWLEDPTNPESPLAVYRFRVVPFGAKSSPFILNAVMMHHLKKSTSEIAADMLQSVIVDNIITGCENTSADFNYFTEANRIMDQAHLPLQAWGFSDGAVEKSLAEGGSTDPSRLSKTLGLIWNREKDTLNVQPPHLSAAEVVTKRDVLKGNGAFYDPLGFYAPFGTSSKILIQDICIADLKIDDELSADHLKRWKEIVEKRMMRRFFFYRQ; encoded by the exons ATGGCCAACAGAGCACATCTTGTAGCGCTTCGTGGAGCCAGTAGAGGTCAAGCTACGACGCTCGTCCGACGACTCGAAGCTGTTTTTGGTAATGAAGAACTCGATGCACTCCATAAACTTCACGAGCTAGAAACTCAACATCAAGCGCTGTACGAACGATATCAAACAATCGAGGAATTGGATCAGCAAATATATGCTTTGACTCAAGCGGACGTATTGGAAGTCGACGCTGCGGCGGTGGACATTGTCAACACTGCATATCAAGACGCGATTAGTCTTTATCAACACCGGATCAACACCAAGAGGCGCGCAATCGAAGCAGCAGATCCAGATCGTCGTCGAAATGATGTAGCAGCACCAGGTCAGCAATTCATTGCGCCGGCAAGAGCCACGAGTAGACCGAAAATTACGCTTCCGCGTTTCAATGGAGAGATTCTCCAATGGCGACCGTTTTGGCAGGCTTTCCAAGCGGAGATCCATTCTGATGACACTCTGGCCAACAttaataaatttaattacCTTGTGGGTCAATTGGAGACCAACGTACTCGGCACGGTTGCGGGTCTCAAACCGTCTAATGAAAATTATCCCGTGCTAGTAAATTTGCTTACAGAGCGCTTCGGCAATATTCCCAAGATTACGGCGGCTTACATGCGAGCTCTTTACACTCTTTCGAAACCGGAAGGACATCTCAAAAGCCTTCGTTTATTCTACGATTCTTTGGAATCATACGTTCGTGGTTTGGAAGCTTTGGGCAAAGCCCCCGACCCCTATGGCGATCTACTTGTTTGTATTCTCATGGACAAGCTTCCCATTGAAATACGGAAAAATGTGGCTCGTCAACACGATCAAGATGAATGGACATTGGAGCAGTTGCGAAAAGCTTTAAGGGGAGAAATCCGCGTGATGGAAGCAGGCCAGTCATCTTTTCTTCctcatcaacaacaaccatCCAGCAGAAATCAACAGCAGTATCACGGCGGAAA CCCTAAACATCAAAGCAAAGAATGTCAGTCGACTTTATCCTGTCGAAGTTGTGGAGCTCGTCATCATTCCAGTCTCCATTCCAGTCCTGCAAAGTCCAGCAATCCTTCAACGTTGCCGACGACAGCAAGCGGGAACCATTGTCAAACGACAGCTTTAAGTTCCAGTGTGTATGACATCTATCCATTTGTCTTCCTGAAAACGGCTATCATCAAAGCTCAATCACAACAGCATGAAGAGAAAGTCAATGCACTCTTTGACGAAGGAGCTCAACGCTCATGGATGACGAGAGACGCAGCCAAACGGTTAGGCCTTCGTGCAAAGAGTAGAGAATTGTTGATCTTATCGGGATTTGCCAATTTTCCCACTGCGCCAAAATATTACGATCTGGTTGAGCTCGTTGTAGTCACAATTGAAAATCAACCGATCGTCGTTCGAGCCATAGTCATCGATTTTCTGGTTAATCCATTGAAAGACGGATATCGAAAGAATCTCCAAGATCTCGCACATCTCAAAGATTTGCATCTCGCTCATCCCTTTACTGGACAAGAGACTTTCCATGTGGACATCCTGATAGGAGCTCATTTTTATTGGCAATTCATCGGAGATGAAGCCCCGATTCGTGGTCAAGGAGCAACAGCAATCAACTCAAAATTAGGCTATCTCGTATCAGGACCACTAGACAGTGTTCGTGTCTCAAAACCGAAACAGTCAATCAATCTCCACATTCAAGCAGTAGATTGCGACGACTTATCTTTCCTCTGGTCCCTTGAAAAATTGGGAATTTTTCCTCATCAAGAGAATGTTAAAGAAGCCGCGGAATATGCTGACAAATGCATCAAATTCGAAGATGGCCAATATACGGCCCGTTTCCCATGGAAATCAGAATATCAAGAGCTTCCTGCTAACTTTAATATGGTGCAGAACATGACTCGAGCCATTATTAAACGTTTAACGAAAGAACCAGAAATGTTAACCGTGTTTTCCCGTCTAATTGAAGAGCAACTCAAACGCAACTTTATTGAAAATGTTCCTGCATCAGAGCTCGCGAAAAATTGCCATTACATCCCTTATCATTATGTAAAAAGGGAATCAGCTACTACTCCGATCCGCATTGTTTACAATTGTTCTTGTAAAGGATGGAATGGGGTCAGTTTTAACGACTGTGTCGAAGCTGGTGCACCATTGCATAACGATCAAACTAAAATCTTAATCAACTTCCGAACTCATGCCATCGGCATCGTCGCCGACGTGGAAAAGGCATTTCATCATATTAATCTGCACAAGTCCGATCGAGATTTTCTTCGTTGGTTTTGGTTAGAAGATCCAACCAACCCTGAGTCTCCACTAGCAGTCTACAGGTTCAGAGTGGTGCCGTTTGGAGCTAAGTCATCACCTTTCATCCTCAATGCGGTGATGATGCATCATCTCAAGAAGTCGACCTCTGAAATCGCTGCTGATATGCTGCAAAGTGTAATCGTCGACAACATCATAACTGGATGTGAGAATACCAGTGCtgattttaattatttcacTGAAGCTAATCGCATCATGGATCAAGCTCATCTTCCCCTGCAAGCTTGGGGATTCAGTGATGGTGCTGTTGAAAAAAGTTTGGCGGAGGGAGGGTCAACGGACCCATCGCGTCTATCAAAAACTCTTGGTTTAATTTGGAATCGGGAGAAGGATACGTTAAACGTTCAACCGCCTCATCTCTCAGCAGCCGAAGTCGTGACAAAAAGAGACGTCCTTAAAGGAAATGGAGCCTTCTATGATCCCCTTGGTTTTTACGCACCATTTGGCACTTCATCGAAAATTCTTATTCAAGATATTTGCATAGCAGACCTCAAAATAGACGACGAGTTGTCTGCCGATCACCTGAAACGTTGGAAGGAGATCGTGGAAAAAAGGATGATGCGCCG attctttttttatcgtcAATGA
- the LOC116922675 gene encoding uncharacterized protein LOC116922675, which translates to MDDEYASLMKNNTWNLVPLPPGRTSIKCRWVYDIKPGYEGVPERYKARLVALGCSQKPGLDFNQTYAPVVKLSTLRLILALIAVHDLEVLQLDVKTAFLHGRIDEEIYMRQPEGYVAQGREKYVCRLVKSLYGLKQAPRAWNIELNDAIVRYGLIRSDEDQCVYHLVEEGSWILAIFFVDDGLICGTNEKTLEKFVDHLKTKFELRTLPAGRFLGITIDRNRERRHLSISQPDAVDTILKKFKMGDCNSVSTPAEPGLKLSLNMSPQTDKEVEEMKQIPYKEAVGALLYLSTTTRPDISYAVGQVAKFNHNPGVQHWKAVKRIFRYLAGTREYGILFSPNPSGKEEEIVGFTDADHAGDPDDRSSTSGCVFICHGGSFSWFSRKQGCTSLSTTEAEFCSRRRSSERSHMDKSLP; encoded by the coding sequence ATGGACGATGAGTATGCATCTCTCATGAAAAATAATACTTGGAACCTTGTCCCACTACCCCCTGGCCGCACATCAATCAAATGCCGTTGGGTCTATGACATCAAGCCAGGCTACGAGGGAGTTCCGGAACGTTATAAGGCTCGACTTGTCGCTCTAGGATGCTCCCAAAAACCTGGACTCGATTTCAACCAAACGTATGCTCCAGTAGTAAAGCTGTCAACACTTCGACTTATTCTCGCTCTGATTGCTGTCCACGACTTGGAGGTTCTACAACTTGATGTTAAAACGGCCTTTTTACATGGACGAATCGATGAAGAAATCTACATGCGCCAGCCAGAAGGGTATGTGGCTCAAGGTCGTGAGAAATATGTGTGTCGTCTGGTCAAAAGCCTTTACGGGCTAAAGCAAGCACCTCGGGCGTGGAACATTGAACTCAATGATGCCATCGTTAGATACGGCCTTATTCGCTCCGACGAAGATCAGTGTGTCTATCATCTTGTCGAAGAAGGAAGTTGGATCCTAGctatttttttcgttgatgATGGACTCATCTGCGGTACCAACGAGAAAACCCTAGAAAAATTTGTGGATCACCTTAAAACGAAGTTCGAGTTACGTACTCTCCCCGCAGGACGGTTTTTGGGAATCACAATTGACCGGAACAGGGAGAGAAGACATCTAAGCATATCACAGCCTGACGCTGTTGACACTATCCTGAAGAAATTCAAGATGGGAGACTGCAACAGTGTGTCTACTCCAGCTGAACCAGGCCTGAAGCTGTCCTTGAATATGTCCCCACAAACTGATAAAGAAGTAGAAGAGATGAAGCAAATCCCATATAAGGAAGCAGTCGGAGCACTTCTCTACCTCTCCACTACGACAAGACCAGACATCTCGTACGCAGTTGGGCAAGTAGCGAAATTCAACCACAATCCAGGAGTCCAACACTGGAAAGCGGTGAAGCGCATCTTCCGCTACCTGGCTGGAACTCGAGAGTATGGAATCCTTTTCTCACCTAATCCTTCTGGTAAAGAAGAGGAGATAGTGGGCTTTACTGACGCTGATCATGCCGGAGATCCGGACGACCGATCATCTACATCTGGATGTGTCTTCATCTGCCACGGAGGATCCTTTTCCTGGTTCAGTCGGAAACAAGGTTGTACATCCCTGTCAACAACTGAAGCTGAGTTTTGTAGCAGGCGGAGAAGCAGCGAAAGAAGCCACATGGATAAGAGCCTTCCTTAA